The Cucumis melo cultivar AY chromosome 5, USDA_Cmelo_AY_1.0, whole genome shotgun sequence genome has a segment encoding these proteins:
- the LOC103485873 gene encoding uncharacterized protein LOC103485873 produces MGCFLPCFGHSKRRKPTKSSPLRIPPSSIHILKASEGVCALEQAKKEVVGVSLVDLNNGSLEKLEERIKLCDTTEKTCPVIEDDKIVVPTKEVEHNLNLDDIKIEEKSGREDDESRGSSNLSNAFSIPLNHRYAVCQNSDDDEEFVEEMDHLGEKEEERKDDADNDDGDGENKLLIKQESSESLFSLSLGSRKQVFTFEADENEINSPDPSHRSLDLQPGKASSDKISICQKENIDSVLKPIENVTHCLNAAKVATLPLVHQLEKENINLEQDCDVLISPEPTFRSMRKHVEDEIGVDTSLSNWLVESEITPKSKSNSSSIGNSPMWTRNSAKSHEDRPILGALTLEELRQFSASSTPRRNISRSPQEMPIIGSVGSYWSHTGQDADSNPGSSCRGPKTTRRNREEERVNWNSTPFLERLDMALASNSAEV; encoded by the exons ATGGGCTGCTTTCTACCTTGTTTTGGCCATTCTAAGCGCCGAAAACCCACAAAGTCGTCCCCCCTTCGGATTCCCCCTTCTTCAATTCAT attcttAAAGCTTCGGAAGGTGTTTGTGCGTTGGAGCAAGCGAAGAAGGAAGTGGTTGGCGTGTCTTTGGTTGACCTAAATAACGGTTCTCT AGAGAAACTTGAAGAGCGGATTAAGTTGTGTGACACGACTGAAAAAACATGCCCAGTTATTGAGGATGATAAAATAGTGGTTCCTACTAAGGAAGTTGAACATAATTTGAATTTGGATGACATTAAGATCGAGGAAAAGAGTGGAAGGGAAGATGATGAATCAAGAGGAAGCTCAAATTTATCAAATGCATTCTCCATACCTTTGAATCATAGGTATGCAGTTTGCCAAAACagtgatgatgatgaagaattTGTAGAAGAAATGGACCATTTAggtgaaaaagaagaagaaagaaaagatgatGCTGATAATGATGATGGGGATGGAGAAAATAAGTTATTGATTAAGCAGGAATCTTCAGAGTCTCTCTTTTCTTTGTCATTAGGTTCAAGGAAACAAGTTTTTACATTTGAAGCTGATGAGAATGAGATCAATAGTCCAGATCCAAGCCATCGTTCTCTTGATCTTCAACCCGGCAAGGCTTCGTCGGACAAAATATCAATATGTCAGAAGGAGAACATCGATTCTGTTCTTAAACCAATTGAGAATGTTACTCATTGTTTGAATGCTGCAAAGGTGGCAACACTACCACTAGTTCATCAACTAGAAAAGGAGAATATCAATTTAGAACAAGATTGCGATGTACTGATCAGCCCCGAGCCTACTTTTCGTTCAATGAGAAAGCATGTCGAAGATGAGATCGGAGTAGATACCAGCCTTTCAAACTGGTTAGTTGAATCTGAAATCACACCAAAATCCAAGAGCAATTCTAGCTCCATTGGAAACTCACCTATGTGGACAAGAAATTCAGCCAAAAGCCATGAAGATAGGCCAATTTTAGGAGCATTGACACTAGAAGAGCTTAGACAGTTCTCTGCATCGTCCACTCCGAGACGAAATATAAGTCGGAGTCCCCAGGAGATGCCCATCATAGGCAGTGTTGGGAGTTATTGGAGTCATACAGGACAGGATGCAGATTCCAATCCAGGCTCGTCTTGCCGGGGACCGAAAACGACTAGGAGAAACCGAGAG GAAGAGAGAGTCAACTGGAATTCCACCCCATTTCTAGAAAGATTGGACATGGCTTTGGCATCAAATTCTGCTGAAGTTTAG